From a single Bacteroidota bacterium genomic region:
- a CDS encoding O-antigen ligase family protein, protein MRPQQKSLTPYVAQYSMLGMVLLAAVLVAMVISSGQIAFGAIAILAPLAIAAVVLVFYNPYIGFFLYLNYCFVFIGINRYIPDVPLGLTVDAILLLTTLSMFSKVKWQDLSKMHNGIFYVSLIWLVYTLIQIANPEITNRESMFYAIRGLSVYSIQVVVITLLWLGNKKYFNNFINLILIWSVFSTLWGLRQIWFGPDNYEYIWLERGGKITHILNGRLRAFSFYSDAGQYGTTMAFTSLLALILSLGPYPRKTRLIYAGLAIFSFIGFSISGSRGPLFVILFGFVFYLLLIKKFRMLMLGGLVFLVIFSFLKFSTIGSGNYQIFRLRTALDPNDASLVVRMQNQRLIRKYLESRPFGAGIGTTDTWAKKYYPDSFLANVPTDSWFISIWAQNGIIGLFLHVFSLAYVLVFGYANVNRTRSPDLRVKLIALYGGFFGVIIASLGNPIFGQSPIGALMYVSMSYLCIADVLDEEFVRDEELLALKQAAAK, encoded by the coding sequence ATGAGACCACAACAAAAATCATTAACGCCTTATGTAGCTCAGTATAGCATGCTTGGTATGGTTTTGCTTGCTGCGGTGCTTGTTGCAATGGTTATTTCAAGTGGGCAAATAGCATTTGGCGCTATTGCAATATTGGCACCATTGGCTATTGCGGCAGTTGTGCTTGTTTTTTATAATCCGTATATTGGTTTTTTCCTTTACCTAAATTATTGTTTTGTTTTTATTGGTATCAACAGGTACATACCCGATGTGCCGCTGGGGCTAACAGTCGATGCTATTTTATTGCTCACTACTTTATCAATGTTTTCAAAAGTAAAATGGCAAGATTTATCTAAAATGCATAATGGTATATTTTATGTAAGTTTAATCTGGTTAGTTTATACATTGATACAAATTGCCAATCCGGAAATTACCAATAGAGAGTCCATGTTTTATGCTATTAGAGGACTTTCCGTTTACTCAATTCAAGTGGTAGTTATTACCTTGTTGTGGTTAGGCAATAAAAAGTACTTTAATAATTTTATTAATTTAATATTGATTTGGTCCGTGTTTAGTACCCTTTGGGGACTTCGCCAAATTTGGTTTGGTCCTGATAACTACGAGTATATTTGGTTAGAAAGAGGTGGCAAAATAACACATATACTAAATGGCAGATTAAGGGCTTTTTCTTTTTATTCAGACGCAGGGCAATATGGAACAACCATGGCTTTTACTTCCTTATTAGCACTTATTTTAAGCCTTGGGCCTTATCCACGAAAAACTAGATTAATATATGCAGGATTGGCTATATTCTCATTTATTGGTTTTTCTATTTCAGGTTCGCGTGGGCCTTTATTTGTTATTCTATTCGGCTTTGTTTTTTACTTGTTGTTAATTAAAAAATTCCGAATGTTAATGCTTGGAGGATTAGTTTTTTTAGTCATTTTTAGTTTTCTGAAATTTTCTACTATTGGTTCGGGTAACTACCAAATTTTTAGGCTAAGAACGGCTCTGGATCCTAATGATGCTTCCTTGGTTGTAAGGATGCAAAACCAACGATTGATAAGAAAATATTTAGAGAGCAGACCTTTTGGAGCTGGTATTGGTACTACTGATACTTGGGCTAAAAAATATTATCCTGATTCGTTTTTAGCTAATGTGCCAACCGACAGTTGGTTTATATCCATTTGGGCGCAAAATGGAATTATAGGATTGTTCTTACATGTATTTAGCTTAGCCTATGTTTTGGTGTTTGGTTATGCCAATGTAAACCGAACACGAAGTCCCGATTTACGGGTAAAACTAATTGCTTTGTATGGCGGTTTCTTTGGTGTTATTATAGCCAGTTTAGGTAATCCTATATTTGGTCAGTCGCCCATAGGTGCATTAATGTATGTAAGTATGTCCTACCTTTGTATAGCTGACGTGTTGGACGAAGAGTTTGTAAGAGACGAAGAATTATTAGCCTTGAAACAGGCTGCCGCAAAATAG
- a CDS encoding oligosaccharide flippase family protein yields the protein MKGLLEVFKSKSFTSLLGNGVSALLGMLSFSILARFTNKQEFGTWVLFLATYGIFDTLRTGLVLNAFIKNYTQAKSPEEEKTIVGSSLQLSFLVTLIYSVVIGIIYLFFYLFNVLNEYHYFFMWYLLIGIFSMPFNFATWYLNARMQILQMSIVRIVNQILFVVLILPMLLLFTEQRIFYVLIAYTIAQVLTTVFCIIKGWTGFNYYVHRTHKSLTGLFHFGKFSMGTLIGSNLIKNSDSFLIGKFMNSVAVATYSVPSKVVEVFELVIRSFAITNMPLLSALHAKNDIPLLRKEFERKTGFLFLLLLPAALFCFVFAEQIVVLLAGVQYKDAAIILRLFAVYTALTPIDKLSGVMLDIIDKPQLNFIKVILMLSVNVIGDIVCLKIFGTLESVAIVSTLTFATGVLYGMILLKKQIDVSFTNLFVLGYEEMQNKFNQITQSKK from the coding sequence ATGAAAGGATTACTAGAAGTATTTAAAAGTAAAAGTTTTACCTCATTGCTTGGCAATGGGGTAAGCGCGCTTTTAGGGATGCTCTCATTTTCAATACTGGCAAGGTTTACCAATAAGCAGGAGTTTGGTACTTGGGTTTTGTTTTTAGCTACTTATGGCATATTTGATACCCTAAGGACAGGTTTGGTTTTAAATGCATTTATAAAAAACTATACACAAGCCAAATCGCCAGAAGAAGAAAAAACAATTGTGGGCTCATCCCTTCAACTTTCTTTTTTGGTTACCTTAATTTACAGTGTAGTAATAGGTATTATTTATTTGTTCTTTTATCTATTTAATGTTTTAAACGAATATCATTATTTTTTTATGTGGTACCTGTTAATCGGCATATTTTCAATGCCCTTTAATTTTGCTACTTGGTATTTAAATGCACGTATGCAAATACTGCAAATGAGTATAGTTCGCATCGTAAATCAAATACTATTTGTAGTGCTTATTTTACCCATGCTGCTTTTATTTACAGAGCAACGCATTTTTTATGTATTAATAGCCTATACCATTGCGCAGGTTTTAACAACCGTTTTTTGTATTATAAAAGGGTGGACAGGGTTTAATTATTATGTACACAGAACACATAAATCATTAACCGGTTTATTTCATTTTGGTAAGTTTAGTATGGGTACTTTAATAGGTTCTAATCTTATTAAAAATTCCGATTCTTTTTTAATCGGGAAATTTATGAATAGTGTAGCCGTAGCAACCTATAGCGTACCATCCAAGGTGGTTGAAGTATTTGAATTGGTTATCAGGAGTTTTGCTATTACCAATATGCCATTGTTGTCAGCCCTGCATGCCAAAAACGATATTCCTTTACTGCGCAAAGAGTTTGAGCGCAAAACAGGTTTTTTGTTTTTATTGTTATTGCCCGCAGCGCTGTTTTGTTTTGTGTTTGCTGAGCAAATAGTTGTGCTATTGGCGGGTGTTCAATACAAAGATGCGGCCATTATTTTACGGCTGTTTGCTGTTTATACAGCTTTAACACCTATTGATAAACTGAGTGGTGTAATGCTTGATATTATTGATAAGCCACAACTCAATTTTATTAAAGTTATACTCATGCTTTCAGTTAATGTAATAGGCGATATAGTTTGTTTAAAAATATTCGGAACCTTAGAATCAGTGGCCATTGTTAGTACTTTAACTTTTGCAACAGGTGTGTTGTATGGCATGATACTATTAAAAAAGCAAATTGATGTTAGCTTCACCAACCTGTTTGTATTAGGCTATGAAGAAATGCAGAATAAATTTAATCAGATAACACAATCAAAAAAATAA
- a CDS encoding TolC family protein — MSKLMKSLYKLIVALLLFATQLNVSAQATRDSVIDPMIDIEEILPPLDSLIEIGLRNNPLQRLEAAQADAYRWNIHYVKKIWTQGIGVFFNYSQGDLPYFVGQLQSGPAAPFTTIYDGYRTGIDIRLSAFDYLGYKGRVNQAKAQLMVAKHKKDVEALIYKQGVVDMYTNMIGWQKIFKARNEDLFVQQIACAVAEKEFKEGTIHISEYARQKNILAIAIAAKEDSEKYYINFYERLQVMVNVKLATLKRK; from the coding sequence ATGAGTAAACTGATGAAAAGTTTGTATAAATTAATTGTAGCCTTATTACTTTTTGCAACGCAGTTAAATGTTAGTGCACAAGCAACCAGGGATAGTGTGATCGATCCTATGATAGATATTGAGGAAATACTTCCTCCACTGGATTCATTGATAGAAATTGGCTTGAGAAATAATCCGTTGCAACGCCTAGAAGCAGCGCAGGCGGACGCTTACAGGTGGAATATACACTACGTGAAAAAAATATGGACACAAGGAATAGGCGTATTTTTTAACTATTCACAAGGTGATTTACCCTATTTCGTAGGTCAGTTACAGTCAGGTCCTGCGGCACCATTTACTACTATTTATGATGGATACAGAACAGGTATTGATATTCGCTTATCAGCTTTTGATTATTTAGGATACAAGGGAAGAGTGAACCAAGCCAAAGCACAATTGATGGTTGCTAAGCATAAAAAGGATGTGGAAGCTTTAATATATAAGCAAGGAGTTGTGGATATGTATACCAATATGATTGGTTGGCAGAAAATATTTAAGGCACGTAATGAAGATTTGTTTGTACAACAAATAGCTTGTGCAGTAGCCGAAAAAGAATTTAAAGAAGGCACCATACATATTTCTGAATACGCACGTCAAAAAAATATTTTGGCTATTGCCATTGCGGCAAAAGAAGATTCAGAAAAGTATTACATCAATTTTTACGAGCGTTTGCAAGTAATGGTGAATGTAAAGCTGGCTACTTTGAAAAGAAAATAG
- a CDS encoding glycosyltransferase, producing the protein MLVKDRDIIVVGLQPWDNEIGSNCKNIAMEFAKHNRVLYVNYPLDRISIKREMNNPLIAKRIDIIQNDKENLFQINDHLFQLFPKCILESANFIPFTFLFKWINKINNNRFADQIKIAIDKLGFKNYILFNDSDMFRSYYLPELLKPDLSVYYTRDNLMSVPYWYKHGHILEPEIMAKSTVVTANSTYLADVARAHNKQSFYVGQGCETEAFDLTKIHHVPNDIENIKGPIIGYIGALYQLRLDLELIEHIAKTKPAWSIVLIGPEDDAFKQSPLHQLSNVHFLGLKDSQELPAYLAKFDVAINPQILNEVTIGNYPRKIDEYLAMGKPTVATETKAMEIFKDHTYLGKTKEDYIVLIEKALQENNQQKQEDRIKFARSHTWENSVAEIYKAILAVDKSK; encoded by the coding sequence ATGCTAGTAAAAGATAGGGATATTATAGTGGTTGGCCTCCAACCATGGGATAATGAGATAGGTAGTAATTGTAAAAACATTGCAATGGAATTTGCTAAGCATAACAGGGTATTATATGTTAATTATCCACTAGACAGAATCAGTATTAAGAGAGAAATGAATAATCCATTAATCGCAAAACGGATTGATATAATACAAAATGACAAAGAAAATTTATTCCAGATAAACGACCATTTATTTCAACTTTTTCCTAAATGCATTTTAGAAAGTGCTAACTTTATTCCATTCACTTTTTTATTTAAATGGATTAATAAAATTAACAACAATCGTTTTGCTGATCAGATAAAAATAGCCATTGATAAATTGGGTTTTAAAAACTATATTTTATTTAACGATAGTGATATGTTCAGGAGTTATTATTTACCTGAATTATTAAAGCCTGATTTAAGCGTATATTATACACGCGATAACTTAATGAGTGTTCCTTACTGGTATAAACATGGCCACATATTGGAGCCAGAGATAATGGCTAAAAGCACTGTAGTTACTGCCAATTCAACGTACTTAGCTGATGTAGCAAGAGCACATAACAAACAAAGTTTTTATGTTGGGCAGGGATGTGAAACGGAAGCTTTTGATTTAACAAAAATACACCATGTGCCCAATGATATTGAAAATATTAAAGGGCCTATTATTGGTTATATTGGTGCTTTGTATCAATTACGTTTAGACCTTGAATTAATTGAACATATAGCTAAAACAAAACCTGCTTGGAGTATAGTACTTATTGGCCCTGAAGACGATGCTTTTAAACAATCGCCTTTACACCAATTAAGCAACGTACATTTTTTAGGTTTAAAAGATAGTCAGGAGTTACCAGCTTACTTAGCTAAATTTGATGTAGCCATTAACCCGCAAATATTAAATGAAGTAACCATTGGTAATTATCCCAGAAAAATAGATGAGTACCTGGCTATGGGTAAACCCACTGTTGCTACTGAAACCAAAGCTATGGAAATTTTTAAAGACCATACTTACTTAGGCAAAACCAAAGAAGACTATATAGTGCTTATTGAAAAAGCGCTACAAGAAAATAACCAACAAAAACAAGAAGATAGAATTAAATTTGCCCGTTCACATACTTGGGAAAACAGTGTTGCCGAAATATACAAAGCTATTTTAGCCGTTGATAAAAGTAAGTAA
- a CDS encoding acyltransferase gives MSIVSTIKSNPNLKKFVHWMLIPRHQARPRTWVKWFVNPFIHKKGKGASIKYRTRIDVLPFNKFELGNNSTIEDFCTVNNGVGDVIIGSGVRIGMSNVVIGPVQIGNNVIFAQNIVISGLNHGYEDINTPICKQPTSTAKIIVEDDSWIGANAVITAGVTIGKHCVVAAGAVVTKSIPPYSIAVGNPARVIKQYNFETKEWARV, from the coding sequence ATGTCAATAGTAAGTACTATTAAAAGCAATCCTAATTTGAAAAAATTTGTTCATTGGATGCTTATACCACGTCATCAAGCCAGACCTCGTACATGGGTAAAATGGTTTGTAAATCCATTTATTCATAAAAAAGGAAAAGGTGCTTCTATTAAGTATAGAACGCGTATTGATGTATTGCCTTTTAATAAATTTGAATTGGGTAACAACTCTACTATCGAAGATTTTTGTACCGTTAATAATGGCGTAGGTGATGTTATAATTGGTTCAGGAGTTAGAATAGGTATGAGCAATGTGGTAATAGGACCCGTGCAAATTGGCAACAATGTTATTTTTGCTCAAAATATTGTTATAAGTGGATTGAATCATGGTTATGAAGACATTAATACACCCATTTGCAAACAACCAACAAGCACCGCTAAAATTATAGTAGAAGACGATAGTTGGATTGGAGCCAATGCTGTTATTACTGCGGGCGTTACTATTGGAAAACACTGTGTAGTTGCGGCAGGGGCTGTAGTTACAAAAAGTATTCCTCCTTACTCTATTGCTGTTGGAAATCCGGCAAGGGTTATTAAACAATATAACTTTGAAACCAAAGAATGGGCCAGGGTGTAA
- a CDS encoding c-type cytochrome, which yields MKKLIISTLSLSIILSILACSSGNEQNNTETTTEQTSTAPSSEAVVVPDDINDLLSKNTCLSCHDANDRIVGPAYKEIAQRNYTDEQIVELIYKPNPSNWPDYPTPMIGLPNVPKEEALKIAAWINSLKK from the coding sequence ATGAAAAAGTTAATCATTAGTACCTTATCGTTAAGTATTATTTTATCAATATTGGCTTGCTCTTCGGGCAATGAACAAAACAATACGGAAACTACTACTGAACAAACCAGTACAGCACCTAGCAGTGAAGCAGTGGTTGTACCTGACGACATTAATGACTTATTGAGTAAAAACACTTGTTTAAGCTGCCATGATGCCAACGATAGAATTGTTGGCCCTGCTTACAAAGAAATTGCTCAACGTAATTATACCGATGAGCAAATTGTGGAGTTAATATACAAGCCTAATCCAAGCAACTGGCCTGATTACCCAACTCCCATGATAGGGCTACCCAATGTACCGAAAGAAGAAGCCCTTAAAATTGCAGCATGGATTAACAGCCTGAAAAAGTAA
- a CDS encoding RsmB/NOP family class I SAM-dependent RNA methyltransferase gives MQSNKLHRPLVNEVVNNLNVIFNQNKYADRVIERSLRNNHTWGSRDRAFIAENTYDIVRWIRLYQYCLTGYEAMKPLKQNQFFAVLAIHFMLKNVELPNWPEFDGINYKLVMQRKYEALKIRKIKCSIPDWLDEMGEKELGDGWEQEMNALNEVAPFVIRTNTLATNKGKLIKDLAALKVEAVSIDGYDDALKIINKTNLFKSELFQNGHFEVQDASSQLVAAFMQLEPGMKVIDACAGAGGKTLHIASLMQNKGKIVSMDVEDYKLTELKKRARRANVNNVETRLIEGENVIKELANYADRLLIDAPCSGLGVIKRNPDAKWKLQPAFIENIKATQAQILEQYQTMLKVGGKMAYVTCSIMPSENASQVQHFLSNHPNFILVDEKIVLPSATGFDGFYMALLEKQK, from the coding sequence ATGCAAAGCAATAAACTACACAGACCTCTTGTAAACGAAGTGGTAAATAATTTGAACGTTATATTTAACCAAAACAAATATGCCGACAGAGTAATAGAGCGCAGTCTGCGTAACAACCATACATGGGGCTCACGCGATAGAGCGTTTATAGCAGAAAACACGTATGATATTGTTAGATGGATTAGATTATACCAATATTGTTTAACAGGTTACGAGGCTATGAAGCCTTTAAAGCAAAACCAGTTTTTTGCTGTTTTAGCTATTCATTTTATGTTAAAGAATGTTGAGTTGCCAAACTGGCCGGAGTTTGATGGTATCAATTATAAATTGGTCATGCAACGTAAGTATGAAGCATTGAAAATAAGAAAAATTAAATGCTCTATTCCAGATTGGTTAGATGAAATGGGCGAAAAAGAATTAGGTGATGGTTGGGAGCAAGAGATGAATGCTTTGAACGAAGTAGCACCATTTGTTATTCGTACCAATACTTTAGCTACTAACAAAGGTAAACTGATAAAAGATTTAGCTGCTTTAAAAGTAGAAGCCGTGTCTATAGATGGTTATGATGATGCTTTAAAAATAATCAATAAAACTAATTTGTTTAAGTCTGAACTATTTCAAAACGGACATTTTGAAGTACAAGATGCATCAAGCCAATTGGTAGCGGCATTTATGCAATTAGAGCCCGGTATGAAAGTAATAGATGCTTGTGCCGGTGCAGGTGGAAAAACATTACACATAGCTTCGCTAATGCAAAACAAAGGCAAAATAGTAAGCATGGATGTGGAGGACTATAAACTAACCGAACTCAAAAAACGTGCACGCAGAGCCAATGTAAACAATGTGGAAACGCGATTAATTGAAGGCGAAAATGTAATTAAAGAATTAGCTAACTATGCGGATAGGTTATTGATAGATGCTCCTTGCAGCGGCTTAGGTGTTATTAAACGCAACCCCGATGCTAAGTGGAAATTACAACCTGCATTTATTGAAAACATAAAAGCTACTCAAGCACAAATTTTGGAGCAGTACCAAACTATGCTAAAAGTAGGAGGTAAAATGGCTTATGTTACTTGTAGTATTATGCCAAGTGAAAATGCCAGCCAAGTACAACACTTTTTAAGCAACCATCCTAATTTTATATTGGTTGACGAAAAAATTGTATTGCCATCAGCCACAGGATTTGATGGTTTTTATATGGCTTTATTAGAGAAGCAAAAATAA
- a CDS encoding methyltransferase domain-containing protein, protein MSVSLPEAFISNMQQLLGNDYDAFHTGFFNEVQASVRLNTHKVSDAFTHEESVAWSPQGKLLTDKPSFIADPLFHAGAYYVQESSSQFLCHVMKQLLANKTNQRVLDLCAAPGAKSTLIASLLDENSLLVANEIIKSRVKVLEENIVRWGLPNVLVAHNDPADFAKTYQYFDIIAVDAPCSNEGMFKKNKTAIEEWTLNNVNICQARQRKIISNIYDALKPGGFLVYSTCTFNKQENEDNVLWMQSTLHLKSVPVQVDSTWPIEGFMEHTYRFWPHKIKGEGMFLAVLQKPVDSAKEHRFPYTHKQDKKINSEEMALYLNHLEDFDLSIEQDEIIAIQKKFAAEISYLNHVLNLKKRGITVGTLAKNGSLVPDHHLSQSILINKNVPSVELSLTQAQQFLQKQNITVPSDQLGWHLVTYNTLNLGWIKILANRVNNYLPNELRILKTL, encoded by the coding sequence GTGAGTGTAAGTTTACCAGAAGCTTTTATTAGCAATATGCAACAATTGCTTGGCAACGACTACGATGCCTTTCATACTGGTTTTTTTAACGAAGTACAAGCCTCAGTACGTTTAAATACACATAAAGTTAGCGATGCTTTTACACATGAAGAGTCTGTTGCATGGAGCCCGCAAGGTAAATTATTAACCGATAAACCTTCCTTTATTGCTGATCCACTTTTTCATGCAGGAGCCTATTATGTGCAAGAAAGCAGTAGCCAGTTTTTATGCCATGTAATGAAACAATTATTGGCAAACAAAACCAATCAGCGCGTACTTGATTTATGTGCTGCTCCTGGTGCAAAATCTACTTTAATAGCAAGCCTGTTAGATGAAAACTCTTTATTGGTGGCTAATGAAATAATAAAAAGCAGGGTTAAAGTTTTAGAAGAGAATATAGTGCGTTGGGGGTTACCCAATGTATTAGTGGCCCATAACGATCCAGCTGATTTTGCTAAAACATACCAATACTTTGACATCATAGCTGTAGATGCGCCATGCAGTAACGAAGGAATGTTCAAGAAAAATAAAACAGCTATTGAAGAGTGGACACTGAACAATGTGAATATTTGCCAAGCACGTCAGCGAAAAATTATTAGCAATATATACGATGCCTTGAAACCGGGTGGATTTTTAGTGTATTCAACCTGTACTTTTAATAAGCAGGAAAATGAAGACAATGTGCTTTGGATGCAATCAACGTTACACTTAAAAAGTGTACCTGTTCAAGTAGATTCGACTTGGCCTATTGAAGGATTTATGGAACATACCTATCGTTTTTGGCCTCATAAAATAAAAGGTGAAGGAATGTTTTTAGCCGTATTGCAAAAACCTGTTGACTCTGCCAAAGAACACCGTTTTCCTTATACCCATAAACAGGATAAAAAAATAAATTCAGAAGAAATGGCTTTATACCTGAATCATTTAGAAGATTTTGATTTAAGTATAGAGCAAGATGAAATAATAGCTATACAGAAAAAATTTGCTGCGGAAATAAGTTATCTGAACCACGTTTTGAACTTGAAAAAAAGAGGCATTACAGTTGGTACACTGGCTAAAAACGGAAGCCTAGTGCCTGATCATCATTTATCGCAAAGTATTTTAATTAATAAAAATGTACCAAGTGTGGAGCTTAGTTTAACACAAGCGCAACAGTTTTTACAAAAACAAAATATAACAGTACCGAGTGACCAATTAGGATGGCACTTAGTAACCTATAATACGCTTAACTTAGGTTGGATAAAAATTTTAGCCAATAGGGTAAACAACTATTTACCTAACGAATTGCGTATTTTAAAAACATTATAA
- the hpt gene encoding hypoxanthine phosphoribosyltransferase has translation MDIKVRDLNFEPFISEHLIQARIVELANKLTVDYHDKNPLFVSVLNGSFMFTSDLMKAFLSPCQVTFVKLTSYQGMESTGIVKSLIGLQDDIKGRHVVLIEDIIDSGYTIKNIIDEIKLKEPASVKVLSLLLKPTALKIPLEPDYVGFEIENKFVVGYGLDYDGYGRNLNQLYILK, from the coding sequence ATGGACATAAAAGTTAGGGATTTAAATTTTGAACCTTTTATCAGCGAGCATTTAATTCAGGCAAGAATAGTAGAGCTTGCCAATAAACTTACGGTGGATTACCATGATAAAAATCCGTTGTTTGTTTCGGTTTTAAATGGCTCATTTATGTTTACTTCAGACTTAATGAAGGCGTTTCTTTCGCCCTGCCAGGTTACTTTTGTTAAGTTAACAAGCTATCAGGGTATGGAAAGTACCGGTATAGTTAAAAGTTTAATAGGCTTGCAGGACGATATTAAAGGAAGACATGTTGTTTTGATTGAAGATATAATTGACAGTGGTTATACCATTAAAAATATAATAGACGAAATAAAACTTAAAGAGCCTGCCAGTGTAAAAGTACTTAGTTTATTGCTTAAACCAACGGCACTTAAAATACCTTTAGAGCCGGATTATGTTGGCTTTGAAATAGAGAATAAATTTGTGGTTGGTTATGGTTTAGATTATGATGGATATGGTCGTAATTTGAATCAACTTTATATACTAAAATAA
- a CDS encoding glycosyl transferase family 1 yields MKKVLYIAYYWPPAGGIGIVRNMKFIKYCRQFGWEPVVYAPLNASYPIVDASTEKDFPENVAIIRRPIFEPYSFFNKLKGKAKTEKVKDVFLNKDSSHSLSHKLGIWLRANFFIPDARAFWIKPSIQYLKEYIKQNPVDAIISYGPPHSMHIIAMELQKAFDIPWISDWQDPWSEIDYFTKFPMTKMAEQKHLRLEKEVITKADKLVMVSKNWCKDLEKLSNRTVDYIPFGYDNDDFANIPTQHNPYFTISHFGTFGVDRNPNMLWQALSELSNEIKGFAAKLKLHIAGYVAHDVLEAIRRYGLQNNLNYQEQIPKNDLFKYYVSSSVQLVLINVPDEGIPYNNKGRIPAKLFECVRSLKPILVIGPEDGDVANIVAETQTGVTCNYTDVGKMKTIIKQWYSDWEQNIPSTNPVNIEQFSYEKLTQKFTALLDEISQ; encoded by the coding sequence ATGAAAAAAGTACTATATATAGCCTATTATTGGCCACCCGCGGGTGGAATTGGCATTGTGCGCAATATGAAATTTATAAAATATTGTCGTCAGTTTGGATGGGAGCCTGTTGTATATGCACCCTTAAATGCCAGTTACCCCATTGTAGATGCAAGTACAGAAAAGGATTTTCCGGAAAATGTAGCCATCATACGCAGACCTATATTTGAACCATACAGCTTTTTTAATAAACTAAAAGGGAAAGCCAAAACCGAAAAGGTAAAGGATGTTTTTTTAAATAAAGATTCAAGTCATTCCTTATCACATAAATTAGGTATTTGGTTAAGGGCTAATTTCTTTATTCCAGATGCACGTGCTTTCTGGATAAAACCATCTATTCAATATTTAAAAGAGTATATTAAGCAAAACCCTGTTGATGCTATTATTTCCTATGGTCCGCCACACTCTATGCATATAATTGCCATGGAGCTGCAAAAGGCGTTTGATATTCCCTGGATTAGCGACTGGCAAGACCCTTGGAGCGAAATAGATTATTTTACTAAGTTTCCGATGACTAAAATGGCAGAACAAAAGCATTTACGTTTGGAGAAGGAAGTAATTACCAAGGCCGATAAACTAGTAATGGTAAGTAAAAACTGGTGTAAGGATTTAGAAAAATTAAGCAATCGTACTGTCGATTATATTCCGTTTGGGTATGATAATGATGATTTTGCAAATATACCCACACAACATAATCCGTATTTTACCATAAGCCATTTTGGAACTTTTGGCGTGGATAGAAACCCAAATATGTTATGGCAGGCTTTGAGTGAATTGAGTAATGAAATAAAAGGTTTTGCAGCTAAACTTAAATTGCATATTGCTGGCTACGTGGCTCATGATGTATTGGAAGCAATCCGTAGGTATGGATTACAAAACAACCTGAATTATCAAGAGCAAATTCCAAAAAACGATTTGTTTAAGTATTATGTAAGCAGCAGCGTACAATTGGTATTAATCAATGTGCCTGATGAGGGAATTCCATATAACAACAAAGGGCGTATTCCTGCAAAATTATTTGAGTGTGTTCGCTCATTAAAGCCTATTTTAGTAATAGGTCCGGAAGATGGCGATGTAGCCAATATAGTAGCTGAAACACAAACAGGTGTTACCTGCAATTATACAGATGTAGGTAAAATGAAAACCATTATTAAGCAATGGTATAGTGATTGGGAGCAAAATATACCCAGTACAAACCCGGTTAATATTGAACAATTCAGCTACGAAAAACTAACCCAAAAATTCACTGCTTTGTTGGATGAAATAAGCCAATAA
- a CDS encoding OsmC family protein — protein sequence MKRTATAFWQGTGKEGQGHLTTQSNVLNKTQYSFNTRFADGIGTNPEELIAAAHAGCFTMKLSFNLSGASFVPTSLETNCAITFEDGTIKESHLTLKAVVDGISAEQFAELVADAEKNCPISKLLNTTISVEYTLN from the coding sequence ATGAAAAGAACAGCAACAGCCTTTTGGCAAGGAACGGGAAAAGAAGGTCAAGGACATTTAACTACCCAAAGTAATGTTTTAAATAAAACGCAATATTCATTCAATACACGTTTTGCAGATGGAATTGGTACCAATCCGGAAGAGTTAATAGCAGCGGCTCATGCAGGTTGTTTTACTATGAAGTTAAGCTTTAATTTAAGCGGAGCTTCATTTGTACCAACCAGTTTAGAAACCAATTGTGCTATTACTTTTGAGGATGGAACGATTAAAGAATCGCATTTAACTTTAAAAGCTGTAGTTGATGGAATAAGCGCTGAACAGTTTGCTGAACTGGTTGCTGATGCAGAGAAAAATTGCCCGATTAGTAAGTTGTTAAATACAACCATTAGTGTAGAGTACACACTTAACTAG